CATCGAGATCGGCGTGACCCACGTGTCCGCCTACGCGTTCTCCACCGAGAACTGGAAGCGCTCGCCCGAGGAGGTCCGCTTCCTCATGGGCTTCAACCGCGACGTGCTGCGCCGGCGCCGCGACGTCATGAACGAGTGGGGCGTGCGGGTGCGGTGGGCCGGGCGCCGGCCGCGGCTGTGGAAGTCGGTCATCGACGAGCTCGAGGAGGCCGAGCGGCTCACCGCCGGCAACGACGTGTGCACGCTGACGATGTGCGTGAACTACGGCGGGCGCGCCGAGATCGCCGACGCCGCGCGGGCGGTCGCCCGCGAGGTCGCCGCCGGGCGGCTGGACCCGGAGAAGGTCACCGAGCGGACCATCGCCCGGCACCTGGACGAGCCGGACCTGCCCGACGTCGACCTCTTCGTGCGCACGTCCGGCGAGCAGCGGATCTCCAACTTCATGCTCTGGCAGTCCGCCTACGCCGAGCTCGTCTTCCTCGAGGAGCACTGGCCCGACGTCGACCGCCGCAGCCTGTGGCGCGCCGTCGAGATCTACGCCTCGCGCGACCGGCGGTACGGTGGCGCCGTCGACGCCGCGGCCCAGCCCTAGGGGAGGAGCTCCTCCGCGACCCGGCGCGCGCGACGGCGGCGCAGGACGAGGAGGAGGACGATGCCCGCGACGAGCGCGACGAGCGCCGCGATCCCGGCGGGCGAGCCGGCCGCGGCGGCGATCGCCGCGCTCCACACGGCGAAGCCGATCGTCGAGTAGATCCCCGCCCACGCGAGGGAGCCGGGCACCTGCGCGAGGGTGAAGCGCGGCCAGCCGATGCGCAGGATGCCCGCGCCGAGCATGACCATGCTCTGGAACCCGACGGTGAGGTAGGCCAGCGGCACGATGACCAGCCCCCACGTGCGGACGGCCGCGACGCCGCGCTGGGCGCCGTCGCCGCTGAGCGCGCGGTGGGCACGCAGCCGCCAGCCGCCCTCGGGGTGGGTACGGCGCAGCGCCTGGTCGGTGGCGAGGCGACCGAGCCAGTAGATGCCCTGGCCGCGCAGCATCGCGCCGAGGAACAGGAAGCCGAAGACCAGCCAGAAGGGCCAGCCGCTGAGGAACTCAGGCACGGTCGTCGTCGCGGGTGCACTCGGCGCACAGCCCGAACAGGTCGAGGGTGTGCTCGACGGCGGTGAACCCGTGGAGAGCGGCCATCTCCTCGGCCCACGACTCCACCCCGGCACCGCTGATCTCCACGGTCGTCCCGCAGCGGCGGCACACGAGGTGGTGGTGGTGCTTGGCGCTCTCGCAGCGGCGGTAGAGGGTCTCGCCGTCGTCGGCGCGCAGGACGTCGACCTCACCGGAGTCGGCCAGGGCCTGCAAGGTGCGGTAGACCGTCGCCAGGCCGATGGTGTCGCCGGACTCCCGCAGCGACTCGTGCAGCTGCTGGGCGCTGCGGAAGTCCTCGGTGCGCTCGAGCAGCGCGCTGACGGCAGCGCGCTGGCGCGTGATCCGGGGTCTCATGCTGCCTCGTGGAGCTCGACGTCGTCCTGGACGTCCGGGTGCGGGTCGGCCGGAGGGCGGCGTCGCCCGAGCAGCGGACGCACGAGCGATACTACGCCGAACACCGCGATCGCCAGCATGACGATGGTCGCCCCGGGGGAGAGCGGGTAGGCGTAGGTGAGGGTGAGCCCGGAGACGCTCACGCTCACGCCGATGACCATCGCCAGCGTCATCGTGGCCCGGAACGAGCGGGTGACGAGCTGGGAGGTGGCGACCGGGACGATCATGAGCGCGGAGACGAGGAGGACGCCGACCACCCGCATCGCCACCGACACGGTGAGCGCGGCGAGGACGGCGACGACGACGTTGAGCAGCCGCACCGGCACCCCGCTCGCCCGGGCGAACTCCTCGTCGTGCGACAGGGTGAACAGCGCCGGGCGCAGCCCGATCCCGACGGCGAGGATCGCCACCGCGAGGGCGATCGTCAGCCACAGGTCGGTGAGGCTCACGGTGGCGATGGACCCGAAGAGGTAGCCGTTGAGGTTCGCCGTCGTCCCGCCGGCGATGCCGATGAGCAGGACGCCGCCGGCGATGCCGCCGTAGAAGAGCATGGCGAGGGCGAGGTCGCCGCTCGTGCGCCCGCGCTCGC
Above is a genomic segment from Georgenia wutianyii containing:
- a CDS encoding isoprenyl transferase — translated: MSPVPPPPHPSGARPPRIDRRFVPRHVAIVMDGNGRWANARGLPRVEGHKAGEAALLDVVAGAIEIGVTHVSAYAFSTENWKRSPEEVRFLMGFNRDVLRRRRDVMNEWGVRVRWAGRRPRLWKSVIDELEEAERLTAGNDVCTLTMCVNYGGRAEIADAARAVAREVAAGRLDPEKVTERTIARHLDEPDLPDVDLFVRTSGEQRISNFMLWQSAYAELVFLEEHWPDVDRRSLWRAVEIYASRDRRYGGAVDAAAQP
- a CDS encoding DedA family protein — translated: MPEFLSGWPFWLVFGFLFLGAMLRGQGIYWLGRLATDQALRRTHPEGGWRLRAHRALSGDGAQRGVAAVRTWGLVIVPLAYLTVGFQSMVMLGAGILRIGWPRFTLAQVPGSLAWAGIYSTIGFAVWSAAIAAAAGSPAGIAALVALVAGIVLLLVLRRRRARRVAEELLP
- a CDS encoding Fur family transcriptional regulator: MRPRITRQRAAVSALLERTEDFRSAQQLHESLRESGDTIGLATVYRTLQALADSGEVDVLRADDGETLYRRCESAKHHHHLVCRRCGTTVEISGAGVESWAEEMAALHGFTAVEHTLDLFGLCAECTRDDDRA
- a CDS encoding metal ABC transporter permease; this encodes MTLLADMLASPLMQRALIAAVLVGLVAPVMGTYLVQRRLALLGDGIGHMALTGVAVGWLVGGAMSLTPHDVLAVPGAVVASIVGAVLIEVVRERGRTSGDLALAMLFYGGIAGGVLLIGIAGGTTANLNGYLFGSIATVSLTDLWLTIALAVAILAVGIGLRPALFTLSHDEEFARASGVPVRLLNVVVAVLAALTVSVAMRVVGVLLVSALMIVPVATSQLVTRSFRATMTLAMVIGVSVSVSGLTLTYAYPLSPGATIVMLAIAVFGVVSLVRPLLGRRRPPADPHPDVQDDVELHEAA